The Anabaena sp. PCC 7108 region TAGCTGTCAAACCACGAGCAGCTTCCATGCTGGCTGCTGCACGGACAAGACGACCATTAACTGCTTGTAATTCAGTATTGCTTAAAAAACGTCCTTGGGTATCAGCAGATGCGATTGCTTCGGTAATTGGTGTTTTCATTAGTGAAAATCTCCTAGATAGTTTCTTGCTTGTTTTGTATGGCTACGCCACGCAGGCTATGGGAAAAGCTCAATTTAATAAGTTCGAGCTAATTTGTCATGAATTGTTAGGCAACAGCAGCCGCAGCGCGGTCAAAGTAGCTTGCCAATTCAGAAACCAAAGAAGTGCAATCACCTTTGGTGATACCGTTAGGATCGTTAACGATAGCGATTGCTGCTTCTTTCATTTTGCCAACACCAACTGCTACGGAAGCACCAGGAGTACCCAAAGCTTGGTATGTTTCGCGCAAACCATTCAAGCAACGGTCATCAAGAACACTAGAGTCACCAGCAATTGCTGCGTAGGTAACATAGCGGAGGATGATTTCCATGTCGCGCAGACAAGCAGCATTGCGACGGTTGGTGTAAGCATTACCACCAGGAGCGATCAAGTTGGGTTGCTCTTCAAACAAAGCACGAGCTGCGTTGGTAACGATAGCTGAAGCGTTGCTGGTGATGCGGTTAACAACATCTAAACGCTTGCTGCCGGAAGCTACAACTGCGGATAAAGCATCTAGTTGTTCGGTGCTGAGGAATTCGCCTCTAGCGTCTGCTTGGGATACAACCTTGGAAAATACATCTAATGTCATGGACTCTAATCTCCTAAATTATTTAGTTGAGAGATGTC contains the following coding sequences:
- a CDS encoding phycocyanin subunit beta produces the protein MTLDVFSKVVSQADARGEFLSTEQLDALSAVVASGSKRLDVVNRITSNASAIVTNAARALFEEQPNLIAPGGNAYTNRRNAACLRDMEIILRYVTYAAIAGDSSVLDDRCLNGLRETYQALGTPGASVAVGVGKMKEAAIAIVNDPNGITKGDCTSLVSELASYFDRAAAAVA